Proteins co-encoded in one Streptococcus ruminicola genomic window:
- a CDS encoding tape measure protein, protein MAKVQATMSTEIALDTLQAANSIKRITQLVNSSTSAWKAQESQLRATGDYLGAAQAKYDGLGNSIQQQKSKIEQLKKEQSELKGNTSETAEQYLKYQQQIDQATSKLSSMEAQQQKAKQSLDYHKSGLADLQKEYRQQNELSETHIKRLQAEGKEDEANQEKLKLLKSSVANLNKQYEAQENMLKKVAEKSGKTSDEYKLQKKRLDETAISIAKSKNEIKEFNSASDKIKPSIWSKLWEKISKTNQELDQTHKVTSRLKDFISGDLIASGIQNIANSAWNWAKGGYAAAEAAVQAGEKWKALGFDDAGIQRVNTLTKEIKYNSSLAGASITAMIQKFYGMTGSLDTTERLTKGIAALSDQLKLSSEQSDGFVATLSKIEATGKLASGTLNKLEKAAPGVSVALANAMGMTQEQFNKAVADGKVTSDKLNEVLGNMSDNFEAYGQAYQKTAEGSRKNLTQIFDDTRKSLMKPLVQVSSTGLSELAELLQSDNIQGLVTKAGEQIGNLANKTVDFLKYITDHKEDIGSIIDNLITIGKIFGMAVWDTAKSVITAISDRINDMSGNLKKTKDPLKSLSSSLETIANHKEAIEKAGTIFFWYFASTRAAKGVLGVVKNIRMVITTLKGLATVAMMNPFATLAVAIVGITVAFVELYKHNKKFRDFCDGIAKSVKDGIGSAIKWVKDKFDSMSKGWKNFKKSISDGTDKIVSSVKSGAKKVGDFFKSVGKTIKNVVTTIGKILIFTNPVVLGFALMYKESAKFRKFVKGIVNIAGDLKKGLAKKTDEIKKGWDKHWTNFKNSASKTWNKINKDTEDKMAKQAKEIKDKHDEIHNRWSKTWTKSKDFLSDRWDDMNADAKKKFGKDLKGLLFDNLDKIGNKFQEIWNGIKDGFSKMWDGLKQLAGDGINAVIKLPNDGIDGINSLIHDFGGPKESIKKIPKVKFANGTGFFNGYRNAITRPTLATLNDGNDSPETNNQEMVILPNGKAVLPQGRNAQMLLPAGSEVLNASELAMLAGLNNRQAFAKGTGFWSKIWNTATSVAGSAWNGLKDGIDKFTKMLSFITDAVSHPAETLAKKFSPNSNNLDGVFKNLGNALYKKPIENAKSWWKELWSMANEKASPEIQSGMIGDDYQFKNRGADSGADPWGYFFKECVSFVASRLSNQGVNASLFSHLGNGNQWLNAPVPHSSTPRPGMVAVYAKNGQNHVSTVSGVSGNTFSGEEYNYAGSHAYHPFSGRPISMVDTFLDFGVHVADKAKEENSPLRKLIKSQVGGMFDWIAKMLAPLNMESSLDNPQGGSVERWREYVVKALKANGLPATAHQVNSWMRLIQRESNGDPHAINLWDSNARAGHPSKGLAQTIDSTFNAYKFAGHNDIYNGYDNLLAAINYMKHRYGTSDAAFTRVASYGYANGGLVSQNGVYELAEGNMPEYVIPTDIAKRGRAWQLLSEAVARFAGEAPAERQTGTSESSLAKLEAKFDTVISLLTQLVANGANPVEIRNIIDGQSISNGLAPYMHTATNNYERRQALLGGEII, encoded by the coding sequence ATGGCAAAAGTACAAGCTACCATGTCAACGGAAATTGCTTTGGATACTTTGCAAGCTGCTAACTCAATCAAACGAATTACACAGCTTGTTAACAGCTCTACAAGTGCTTGGAAAGCCCAAGAAAGCCAGCTACGCGCAACCGGCGATTATTTAGGCGCGGCTCAAGCTAAGTATGATGGACTCGGAAATTCTATTCAACAACAAAAATCTAAGATTGAACAGTTGAAGAAAGAACAGTCTGAACTGAAAGGAAATACATCAGAAACCGCTGAACAATATCTTAAATACCAACAACAAATCGACCAAGCAACATCCAAGTTATCATCTATGGAAGCGCAACAACAGAAAGCGAAGCAAAGTCTCGATTATCATAAATCTGGTTTAGCGGACTTGCAAAAAGAATACAGACAACAAAACGAGTTGTCAGAAACTCATATCAAGCGCCTACAAGCAGAGGGAAAAGAAGATGAAGCCAATCAAGAAAAGCTGAAACTTTTAAAAAGTTCAGTAGCTAATCTAAACAAGCAATATGAAGCACAAGAAAACATGCTGAAAAAAGTTGCTGAAAAATCTGGTAAAACTAGTGATGAGTACAAACTTCAAAAGAAACGTTTGGATGAAACTGCTATCAGCATTGCAAAATCAAAGAATGAGATAAAAGAGTTTAATTCAGCTTCTGATAAGATTAAGCCAAGTATTTGGTCTAAATTGTGGGAAAAAATTTCAAAAACAAATCAAGAATTAGACCAGACACACAAAGTTACGTCGCGTTTGAAGGATTTTATTTCCGGGGATTTGATTGCAAGTGGTATTCAAAATATAGCCAATTCAGCGTGGAATTGGGCAAAGGGTGGCTATGCGGCGGCAGAAGCGGCGGTACAAGCTGGTGAGAAATGGAAAGCTTTAGGCTTTGATGACGCAGGCATACAGCGTGTTAACACCTTGACGAAAGAAATTAAATACAATAGTTCTCTTGCTGGTGCTAGCATTACAGCAATGATTCAGAAGTTCTATGGCATGACTGGGTCATTAGATACTACCGAACGGCTTACGAAAGGTATCGCAGCCTTATCCGACCAATTGAAGTTAAGTTCAGAGCAATCAGACGGCTTTGTGGCGACTTTGAGTAAGATTGAAGCTACTGGGAAACTCGCTTCTGGAACGTTAAATAAATTGGAAAAGGCGGCGCCTGGTGTATCTGTTGCGTTGGCTAACGCAATGGGAATGACACAAGAACAGTTTAATAAAGCTGTTGCAGACGGCAAAGTGACATCTGACAAGCTCAACGAGGTTTTGGGTAATATGTCAGATAACTTTGAAGCTTACGGTCAAGCCTATCAAAAGACCGCCGAAGGTTCTAGGAAGAATTTAACGCAAATTTTTGATGATACACGCAAATCTTTGATGAAACCGCTAGTGCAAGTGTCATCAACAGGGCTTAGTGAATTAGCCGAATTGTTACAAAGTGACAATATTCAAGGATTGGTAACTAAAGCTGGTGAACAGATTGGTAATCTTGCAAATAAAACAGTTGATTTTTTAAAATATATCACCGACCACAAAGAAGATATAGGAAGTATTATTGACAACCTTATCACTATCGGAAAAATCTTTGGTATGGCTGTTTGGGATACCGCCAAAAGCGTAATAACAGCAATTTCCGACAGAATTAACGACATGAGCGGTAATCTTAAAAAAACAAAAGACCCGTTGAAGTCATTGTCAAGCTCTTTAGAAACCATTGCTAATCACAAAGAAGCTATCGAAAAAGCAGGAACAATTTTCTTTTGGTATTTTGCTTCAACTCGTGCAGCTAAAGGAGTTCTAGGAGTTGTTAAAAATATCAGAATGGTCATTACAACGCTTAAAGGGCTTGCAACCGTCGCAATGATGAATCCTTTTGCGACTTTAGCCGTTGCCATTGTCGGAATAACAGTTGCTTTTGTCGAATTGTACAAACACAACAAGAAATTCCGTGATTTCTGTGACGGAATCGCTAAATCTGTTAAAGACGGTATAGGCAGTGCTATTAAATGGGTGAAAGATAAGTTTGACAGCATGTCTAAAGGTTGGAAGAACTTCAAGAAGTCAATTTCAGACGGAACAGACAAGATTGTTTCAAGTGTTAAAAGTGGCGCTAAGAAAGTTGGCGATTTTTTCAAAAGCGTCGGTAAAACCATTAAAAACGTCGTTACCACTATCGGTAAAATCCTAATCTTTACGAACCCTGTAGTCCTTGGCTTTGCCTTAATGTACAAAGAAAGCGCCAAATTTCGCAAATTTGTTAAAGGCATTGTTAATATCGCCGGCGATTTGAAGAAAGGCCTTGCTAAAAAAACGGACGAAATCAAAAAAGGCTGGGACAAGCATTGGACGAACTTCAAAAATTCAGCTTCGAAAACTTGGAATAAAATCAACAAAGATACTGAAGATAAAATGGCTAAACAAGCCAAAGAAATCAAAGATAAGCACGATGAAATCCATAATCGATGGTCTAAAACGTGGACAAAATCAAAAGATTTCTTGTCTGATCGTTGGGATGACATGAATGCCGATGCCAAAAAGAAATTTGGCAAGGATTTGAAAGGCTTACTCTTTGATAATCTGGATAAAATTGGAAACAAATTCCAAGAAATCTGGAACGGTATCAAAGATGGCTTCTCTAAAATGTGGGACGGCTTGAAACAATTGGCTGGCGACGGTATTAATGCAGTTATCAAATTGCCGAATGATGGTATTGACGGTATTAATAGCTTGATTCACGATTTTGGTGGTCCTAAAGAATCTATTAAGAAAATTCCTAAAGTTAAATTTGCCAATGGTACTGGTTTCTTCAATGGTTACCGAAACGCAATCACAAGACCAACATTAGCTACACTTAACGATGGAAACGATAGTCCAGAAACCAACAACCAAGAGATGGTTATTTTGCCAAATGGTAAGGCAGTCTTGCCACAAGGCAGAAATGCTCAAATGTTGTTGCCAGCAGGTTCAGAGGTGCTAAATGCTAGCGAATTGGCTATGCTTGCAGGTTTAAATAACCGCCAAGCGTTCGCTAAAGGTACAGGTTTCTGGTCTAAAATCTGGAACACAGCCACAAGCGTGGCAGGTTCGGCATGGAACGGCTTAAAAGATGGCATTGATAAGTTTACTAAAATGCTAAGCTTTATCACCGACGCCGTTTCTCACCCAGCCGAAACACTCGCTAAGAAGTTTAGTCCGAATTCAAATAATTTGGACGGCGTGTTTAAAAATTTAGGTAATGCGCTGTACAAGAAACCAATCGAGAATGCTAAGAGCTGGTGGAAAGAGCTTTGGAGCATGGCAAATGAAAAAGCTTCACCAGAAATTCAATCGGGAATGATTGGCGACGACTACCAATTTAAGAATAGAGGCGCTGATAGTGGTGCCGACCCTTGGGGCTATTTCTTCAAAGAGTGTGTGTCATTCGTTGCTTCACGTTTGAGCAATCAAGGCGTTAACGCTAGTCTATTCAGCCACCTTGGCAATGGTAATCAGTGGCTTAATGCGCCTGTTCCACACAGTAGCACACCACGACCAGGCATGGTTGCGGTTTATGCGAAGAATGGTCAAAACCACGTCTCAACTGTTTCTGGCGTTTCTGGAAATACGTTCAGCGGTGAGGAATACAACTACGCAGGTAGTCACGCTTATCATCCATTTTCTGGGCGTCCGATTTCAATGGTTGATACCTTTCTTGATTTTGGTGTACACGTTGCAGACAAAGCGAAGGAAGAAAATTCGCCACTTCGAAAACTTATCAAGAGTCAAGTTGGTGGCATGTTTGATTGGATTGCTAAAATGCTAGCGCCATTAAACATGGAAAGCAGTTTGGATAATCCACAAGGCGGTTCAGTCGAACGTTGGCGTGAATACGTCGTAAAAGCACTGAAAGCTAATGGCTTACCAGCGACAGCACACCAAGTCAATAGCTGGATGCGCTTGATTCAACGCGAGTCAAACGGTGACCCTCACGCCATCAATTTGTGGGATAGCAACGCAAGAGCGGGACATCCGTCTAAAGGTCTTGCGCAAACTATTGATAGTACGTTTAACGCGTACAAGTTTGCAGGTCACAATGACATTTATAACGGATACGATAATTTGCTTGCTGCAATCAACTACATGAAGCATCGCTACGGAACGTCTGACGCAGCTTTTACACGAGTTGCAAGCTATGGCTATGCAAACGGTGGGCTAGTGTCACAAAACGGTGTATACGAGCTCGCAGAGGGCAATATGCCTGAGTATGTCATACCGACAGACATTGCTAAACGTGGTAGGGCTTGGCAATTGCTAAGCGAAGCAGTGGCTAGATTTGCTGGTGAAGCGCCAGCAGAGCGCCAAACAGGCACAAGCGAATCATCTCTTGCTAAACTAGAGGCTAAGTTTGATACAGTTATCAGCTTGCTTACTCAACTTGTGGCGAACGGTGCTAATCCTGTTGAAATTCGAAACATCATTGATGGTCAAAGTATTTCGAACGGTCTAGCGCCTTATATGCACACAGCTACTAATAATTACGAGCGCAGACAAGCGCTTTTAGGAGGTGAAATCATTTGA
- a CDS encoding phage tail tube assembly chaperone: protein MEIKTITIPELSKKAFKVLTSNRNMKRVAEYQLSVLKISESIEEKGALEQAEAQIKTVDAMLSFIRAILDLDDENYDRLMDLDYNETQKISEKLVGYMYGLSDEDLEEAASAGASDPKEA from the coding sequence ATGGAAATTAAAACAATCACTATCCCAGAATTGAGCAAGAAAGCCTTTAAAGTGCTTACAAGCAATCGAAACATGAAGCGAGTTGCGGAATATCAATTGTCAGTTTTAAAGATTAGTGAATCAATCGAAGAAAAAGGTGCTCTTGAACAGGCAGAAGCACAAATTAAAACAGTAGACGCGATGTTGAGTTTCATCCGTGCCATTCTCGACCTTGATGACGAGAATTATGATAGATTGATGGATCTTGATTATAATGAGACTCAAAAAATTTCCGAAAAACTTGTCGGTTACATGTATGGCTTGTCTGACGAAGATTTAGAAGAAGCAGCAAGTGCGGGTGCAAGCGACCCAAAAGAAGCATAG
- a CDS encoding phage tail protein, whose protein sequence is MAIVGLKMVKLALVDPTTQLLLKGEEGLSETGIMEVDESMLGTKTANITNIEGSLTKYPGNNAVQDVSVGPGSPQVAFDFNNLPFEKKQLMLGFKADGKGGFVKMAKKPHVAVLIESETLDRANSVYFGFGNGVMQEPSQNVGTDTDTAETRQSDNMTYSALATKAFGNEPYKPYYSGAKGFDEANMLKEVFGGYVQATTQTGE, encoded by the coding sequence ATGGCAATTGTCGGTTTAAAAATGGTTAAACTAGCATTGGTTGACCCAACAACACAGTTACTACTCAAAGGTGAAGAAGGACTTTCGGAAACAGGTATTATGGAAGTCGATGAAAGTATGCTAGGTACTAAAACAGCAAACATCACAAACATTGAAGGTTCACTTACTAAATATCCCGGAAACAACGCAGTTCAAGATGTTTCTGTTGGACCGGGTTCACCTCAAGTTGCTTTTGATTTTAATAATCTACCATTTGAAAAAAAACAATTAATGCTAGGTTTTAAAGCAGATGGCAAAGGTGGTTTTGTGAAAATGGCTAAGAAGCCACACGTTGCAGTTTTGATTGAATCTGAAACACTTGATCGCGCTAATTCGGTGTATTTTGGCTTTGGTAATGGCGTAATGCAAGAACCATCTCAAAACGTGGGCACTGATACAGATACAGCTGAAACACGTCAAAGCGACAATATGACTTACAGCGCACTGGCTACTAAAGCGTTTGGTAATGAACCATATAAACCTTATTATTCTGGAGCTAAAGGCTTCGACGAAGCTAACATGCTTAAAGAAGTATTTGGTGGATACGTACAAGCCACTACCCAAACGGGTGAATAA
- a CDS encoding DUF806 family protein, translating to MLATLELKGLLDDKEFSEISEVYVNNLPKEIQENTDKTIVLLRESGTFLEMFGNGSFFGKTNQIEVQIFYKLDIDFDLDEFETELMKFLASKHYTVTTVREHTLDPDTLQMTAVFYVAHKKILN from the coding sequence ATGTTAGCAACACTTGAATTAAAAGGATTGCTGGACGACAAAGAATTTAGTGAAATAAGTGAAGTTTATGTAAACAACTTGCCGAAAGAAATTCAAGAAAATACTGATAAGACCATAGTGTTGCTAAGAGAATCTGGCACTTTTCTTGAAATGTTTGGAAACGGTAGCTTTTTCGGTAAAACGAATCAAATCGAAGTCCAGATTTTCTATAAGCTAGACATTGATTTTGATTTAGATGAATTTGAAACAGAACTGATGAAGTTCCTTGCTTCAAAGCATTACACGGTTACAACTGTTAGAGAGCACACACTAGACCCCGACACATTGCAGATGACGGCGGTCTTTTATGTTGCTCATAAAAAGATTTTAAATTAA
- a CDS encoding HK97 gp10 family phage protein, translating into MAGLDEALESWLKTVQNIGELTLAEQSKITEAGAEAFKDELAKATKAKHYSDHKDPTYGHMADSLTVQTSGVDGKKNGKSTVGWENRYHAQNARRLNDGTKMYQADHFVTNVQNSSEVREKVLLAEREKYEEIMRKKGAK; encoded by the coding sequence ATGGCGGGATTAGACGAAGCTTTGGAATCATGGCTTAAAACAGTTCAAAATATAGGAGAGTTGACGCTTGCGGAACAATCGAAAATAACAGAGGCAGGGGCAGAAGCTTTCAAGGACGAGCTGGCAAAAGCAACGAAAGCTAAACACTATTCTGACCATAAGGACCCCACATACGGACACATGGCTGATAGCTTAACGGTTCAAACCTCTGGCGTTGACGGCAAGAAGAACGGTAAGTCAACTGTAGGTTGGGAAAACCGTTATCACGCACAGAATGCTAGACGTTTAAATGATGGAACGAAGATGTATCAAGCGGACCACTTTGTGACGAACGTTCAGAACAGTAGCGAAGTAAGAGAAAAAGTGCTACTAGCCGAAAGAGAAAAATACGAAGAAATCATGAGAAAGAAAGGAGCTAAATAA
- a CDS encoding phage head closure protein — protein MAKKYPPTDFRRTAEFGTYESTPNPYTGVSVPKFVEKLKLHYKPNTRTLNQEYLAVQAGFSETRIIIIRHNAKVTEGMQARLDGELYDIIKSSPDDNFGFSNYDFLTLKKSKKVGSK, from the coding sequence ATGGCTAAGAAATATCCACCAACTGACTTTAGACGTACAGCTGAATTCGGAACGTATGAATCAACGCCAAACCCTTACACAGGCGTGAGCGTTCCTAAATTTGTGGAAAAGCTTAAATTACACTACAAGCCAAATACACGTACGTTAAACCAAGAATATTTAGCTGTACAAGCTGGTTTTAGTGAAACTAGGATAATTATCATAAGACATAATGCGAAGGTCACAGAAGGCATGCAAGCCCGTTTAGATGGGGAGCTTTACGACATTATCAAATCAAGTCCAGATGATAATTTTGGATTTTCAAATTATGATTTCTTGACACTCAAGAAGTCTAAAAAGGTAGGTAGTAAATAA
- a CDS encoding head-tail connector protein: MSVTKEQIMLTLNLDETDDVSLIPAYIKTAEIYIKNAVGDADGFFETENVKDLYDTAVIALASAYYTYRVALADTMAYPIDLTLNSIIGQLRGLYAVYCEETLNG; the protein is encoded by the coding sequence ATGAGCGTCACTAAAGAACAAATTATGCTGACTTTAAACCTAGATGAGACTGATGATGTCAGCCTTATCCCAGCATATATCAAAACAGCCGAAATCTATATCAAAAACGCTGTCGGTGACGCTGACGGCTTTTTTGAAACAGAAAACGTCAAAGATTTATACGATACAGCGGTAATAGCGCTAGCAAGTGCATATTACACGTATCGTGTGGCTTTGGCAGATACTATGGCTTATCCTATTGATTTAACTTTGAACAGCATTATAGGGCAGTTACGTGGCTTATACGCTGTCTATTGTGAGGAGACATTAAATGGCTAA
- a CDS encoding phage major capsid protein encodes MDINTLNNLWIEAGHQVEDLNEKMNVALQDNNFSEEEFKNLKEERDTAKVRRDELKNQLEEARANARVQDVLKMDDKDVKLTPKEKVVKDAFVQNFKALVTGHFSNSSSPATTGLMSSSREDDTAGNGGLTIPKDVRTAIIQLTRQYDNLQELVTVEATEVPEGSRNIETFSTITPLQKVDDEDTDIQDFESPKAKLIKYAISEFAGVITVTNSLLKDSAENILAWLEDYVAKKVVVTRNAAVIDILGKAPKKATLTTWDDIKDLYYDIDPALRSNGIWVTNTAGIKALAKVKNNDGDPVLQHDPTQEDVYLIEGKRIREVADRWLPDTAKDTHPLYFGDYKAYATLFDREHMELAYSDSAGNAFYRNQRKLRVIDRFDIQVVDEEAIAVGSFSKIADLVPTAKQASATTEG; translated from the coding sequence ATGGATATTAACACACTTAACAATCTTTGGATTGAAGCAGGTCATCAAGTAGAGGACCTTAACGAAAAAATGAATGTTGCGTTGCAGGATAACAACTTTTCAGAAGAAGAGTTCAAAAACCTTAAGGAAGAACGTGACACAGCTAAAGTGCGCCGCGATGAATTGAAAAATCAATTGGAAGAAGCACGAGCAAACGCACGAGTTCAAGACGTTTTGAAAATGGATGATAAAGACGTGAAATTGACACCAAAAGAAAAAGTAGTTAAAGACGCTTTCGTCCAAAACTTTAAAGCGCTGGTAACTGGTCATTTCAGCAACTCTTCTTCACCAGCAACAACTGGTCTAATGTCGTCAAGCCGTGAAGACGATACAGCAGGTAACGGTGGTTTGACTATTCCAAAAGACGTCCGCACAGCGATTATTCAATTGACACGTCAATATGATAATTTACAAGAATTAGTAACAGTCGAAGCCACAGAAGTTCCAGAAGGTTCGCGTAATATTGAAACGTTCAGCACTATTACACCACTTCAAAAAGTGGATGATGAAGATACAGACATCCAAGACTTCGAAAGTCCAAAAGCTAAACTTATCAAATATGCAATTAGCGAATTTGCGGGCGTCATCACAGTTACTAACTCTTTGCTTAAAGATAGTGCTGAAAACATTTTGGCATGGCTTGAAGATTACGTGGCTAAAAAAGTGGTCGTTACTCGTAACGCAGCAGTAATCGACATTTTAGGTAAAGCCCCTAAAAAAGCCACTCTTACAACTTGGGACGACATCAAAGACTTGTACTATGATATTGACCCAGCGCTTCGTTCAAACGGTATTTGGGTAACTAATACAGCTGGTATCAAAGCACTTGCCAAAGTCAAAAACAACGACGGTGACCCTGTACTTCAACACGACCCTACACAAGAAGACGTCTACCTAATCGAAGGTAAACGAATTCGTGAAGTAGCTGACCGCTGGTTACCAGACACAGCTAAAGACACACACCCACTTTACTTTGGTGATTACAAAGCCTATGCGACATTGTTTGACCGTGAACACATGGAACTTGCTTATTCTGATTCAGCAGGTAACGCATTCTATCGTAATCAACGTAAATTGCGTGTGATTGACCGCTTCGATATTCAAGTTGTGGATGAAGAAGCAATCGCTGTTGGTTCATTTTCTAAAATCGCTGACTTAGTGCCAACTGCTAAACAAGCTAGCGCAACTACAGAAGGTTAA
- a CDS encoding head maturation protease, ClpP-related, translated as MGKIDIKGDIVDNEYGAFFDFWGIDSVYPKKIQQALEADTDEEVTLNVASNGGNVFAASEIYTMLKASGKRVVVNIQGLAASAASIISMAGDTVRISPTAQIMIHKASNEVHGNADSMRKSADILDGIDTSIINAYILKTGMKESDLLHLMSNETWMNAQTAVDKGFADEIMFVDENKPLITNSLHSLPSREALNKFFNMQFKEQTEKQPSQPVNSVRERKLAILLGQ; from the coding sequence ATGGGAAAAATTGATATCAAAGGCGACATCGTAGATAACGAATATGGCGCTTTTTTTGATTTTTGGGGAATCGATAGTGTTTACCCTAAAAAAATTCAACAAGCTCTAGAAGCTGATACTGACGAAGAGGTCACTTTGAATGTGGCTTCGAATGGTGGCAATGTATTTGCCGCAAGCGAAATTTACACGATGTTAAAAGCAAGCGGAAAACGTGTTGTCGTTAACATTCAAGGGTTAGCAGCGTCCGCAGCGTCTATCATCTCGATGGCAGGTGACACTGTTCGTATTAGTCCGACAGCTCAAATCATGATTCACAAAGCCTCAAACGAAGTACACGGCAACGCGGACAGCATGCGTAAGAGCGCCGATATTTTAGATGGCATTGATACGTCGATTATTAATGCTTACATCTTAAAAACTGGCATGAAAGAATCTGATTTACTTCATCTTATGTCTAACGAAACATGGATGAACGCTCAAACAGCAGTGGATAAAGGTTTTGCTGATGAAATTATGTTCGTTGATGAAAACAAACCACTTATCACTAATTCTTTGCATTCGTTGCCAAGCCGTGAAGCACTTAACAAATTCTTTAACATGCAATTTAAAGAACAAACTGAAAAACAACCAAGCCAGCCTGTTAACTCTGTACGAGAGCGCAAACTGGCTATTTTACTAGGTCAATAA
- a CDS encoding phage portal protein, translated as MPIFKFINQATESPPATKSGGIFSTEDYDFLKANLTGNEWVSATSALRNSDLFAVINQLSSDLATVKLTAAKKQMQGIIDNPTTSANSYGFYQSIFAQLLLGGEAFAYRWRNANAKDVKWEYLRPSQVTFSSLDYENGLYYNISFDDPTIGTKMYVPQKDVLHFRLLSVDGGKTSVSPLMALTREMNIQRASSNLTINSLNNALNANGILKIKNGGLLDFKTKQARSRQAVKQMQGGPLVLDDLEDFTPLEIKSNIAQLLSQTDWTSKQFAKVYGIPDNYVGGQGDQQSSLEMTSSAYAKAVARYMRPFLSELKNKLSSDIDADFFPAVDPMGAIYIKRVTELIASGAITQNQGLYMLQQAEVIPQNLPEPNQQKTADEALKGGEENGKN; from the coding sequence TTGCCAATTTTTAAATTCATAAATCAAGCAACGGAAAGTCCACCAGCCACTAAAAGTGGTGGCATTTTTAGCACGGAAGATTACGACTTTCTAAAAGCTAATCTAACAGGTAATGAATGGGTGTCAGCGACTAGCGCTTTGCGTAATTCAGATTTATTTGCAGTCATCAATCAATTATCAAGCGATTTAGCAACGGTTAAGTTAACGGCTGCTAAGAAGCAAATGCAAGGTATTATTGACAACCCAACAACTAGCGCTAACAGTTATGGTTTTTATCAATCAATCTTCGCGCAATTGCTTTTAGGCGGTGAAGCGTTCGCATATCGCTGGCGAAATGCAAACGCTAAGGACGTGAAGTGGGAATATCTTCGACCTTCGCAAGTGACATTCAGTAGTTTAGATTATGAAAACGGTCTTTACTACAATATTTCATTCGACGACCCAACAATTGGAACTAAAATGTACGTTCCGCAAAAAGATGTTTTGCATTTCCGTTTACTTTCCGTCGATGGCGGTAAGACGAGCGTCAGCCCTCTCATGGCTCTAACCCGTGAAATGAACATTCAGAGAGCAAGTAGTAATTTAACTATTAACTCTTTGAACAATGCGCTTAACGCCAATGGTATTTTGAAAATCAAGAACGGTGGTTTACTGGATTTTAAAACCAAACAAGCACGTTCACGTCAAGCCGTGAAGCAAATGCAAGGTGGACCATTGGTGCTAGATGATTTGGAAGATTTTACGCCATTAGAAATCAAATCGAATATTGCACAATTGCTCAGTCAGACTGACTGGACTAGCAAGCAGTTTGCTAAAGTTTATGGAATTCCAGACAACTATGTTGGTGGACAAGGTGACCAACAATCATCACTTGAAATGACATCGAGCGCTTATGCTAAGGCTGTAGCTCGCTATATGCGACCATTCCTAAGCGAACTTAAAAATAAGCTTTCAAGCGATATTGACGCTGATTTCTTCCCAGCTGTTGACCCAATGGGGGCAATCTACATCAAGCGCGTAACAGAGCTTATTGCTAGCGGTGCCATTACACAAAATCAAGGCTTGTACATGTTGCAACAAGCGGAAGTTATACCACAAAACTTACCAGAACCGAATCAACAAAAAACTGCAGACGAAGCATTGAAAGGAGGTGAGGAGAATGGGAAAAATTGA
- a CDS encoding DUF1056 family protein, with amino-acid sequence MILKLFKAIWAAFDVIMFVLAAISANLTTYYQQHVAFGISMTITFFLAGLISELISGKGEK; translated from the coding sequence ATGATTTTAAAGCTTTTTAAAGCGATTTGGGCTGCTTTTGACGTGATTATGTTCGTTCTAGCAGCGATTTCAGCTAATTTAACGACTTATTACCAACAGCACGTCGCTTTTGGTATTAGTATGACAATCACATTCTTTTTAGCTGGTTTAATCAGCGAATTAATTTCTGGAAAAGGAGAAAAATGA